A window of the Haloquadratum walsbyi C23 genome harbors these coding sequences:
- a CDS encoding uroporphyrinogen-III synthase: protein MVNNKIDWRRSPQVGVFRPNDERMVTAVELLEEYGITPIPDPMLSVEPTGTIPEIDTVSDASPFVVLTSKTGVEILADAGWNPTVATLACIGPRTAAAARDAGWTVDIIPTEYSSQGLVDALADQVTDRSVIIARSDHGSETLIDGLDAAGAAVTETVLYELVRPDGTGQSTVMAAGNELDAVCFTSSLTVEHFLSAAANRELREEAIIGLNNAVVGTIGEPTRETAQAHGVRVDVTPADATFEHLVEAVVNELQTRQLSSDTDETDVADNKTESVESYDDRQV, encoded by the coding sequence ATGGTAAATAACAAGATAGACTGGAGACGATCCCCGCAGGTCGGCGTATTTCGGCCTAATGATGAACGTATGGTCACTGCGGTTGAGCTACTTGAAGAGTATGGAATCACACCCATTCCGGACCCGATGTTATCGGTTGAGCCGACCGGCACAATCCCCGAGATAGACACCGTATCAGACGCATCGCCATTTGTTGTGTTGACCAGTAAAACTGGTGTTGAGATTCTCGCAGACGCTGGGTGGAATCCCACCGTGGCAACACTGGCATGCATTGGACCACGGACCGCCGCTGCAGCCCGTGATGCTGGATGGACTGTGGATATAATCCCAACAGAATATTCCTCGCAAGGGTTAGTTGATGCACTCGCAGATCAAGTAACAGACCGGTCAGTTATTATCGCACGAAGCGATCACGGAAGTGAGACACTCATTGATGGATTAGATGCAGCCGGAGCGGCTGTCACGGAGACGGTCCTTTATGAACTTGTGCGACCCGATGGGACCGGACAATCGACGGTGATGGCTGCTGGTAATGAATTGGATGCAGTTTGTTTTACATCATCGCTGACAGTTGAACACTTTCTCTCGGCTGCCGCAAACAGAGAACTCCGTGAAGAAGCGATTATAGGCCTTAATAATGCTGTTGTTGGGACAATCGGGGAGCCGACTCGAGAAACAGCCCAAGCACATGGAGTTCGGGTCGATGTAACGCCAGCAGATGCAACATTCGAGCATCTTGTTGAGGCTGTCGTGAATGAGCTTCAAACAAGACAGTTGTCATCAGATACCGATGAGACAGACGTTGCAGATAATAAAACGGAGTCTGTCGAGAGCTACGATGATAGGCAAGTCTGA
- the cobA gene encoding uroporphyrinogen-III C-methyltransferase, whose amino-acid sequence MSDEIDTDTGTVYLVGSGPGDPSLLTVKATELIETADIVLHDKLPGPAIIESIPESKREDVGKRAGGERTSQEYTNHRLVELAEAGKTVVRLKGGDPFVFGRGGEEIEHLAASDIPFEIVPGITSAIGGPGVAGIPVTHREYASSVSFVTGHEDPTKDESAIDWGALAATGGTIVVLMGVGKLPAYAAELQDAGMDPETPIALIEQATRPSMQVAVGTLETAVNVRDEVGIEPPAITIIGEVATTREHVSHWLEQTPQHYFEQINTDEDS is encoded by the coding sequence ATGAGTGATGAGATTGATACTGACACTGGTACTGTCTATCTAGTTGGAAGTGGTCCGGGAGATCCGTCATTACTGACAGTGAAAGCAACAGAACTGATTGAAACCGCGGATATCGTATTACACGACAAGCTCCCTGGACCAGCAATTATTGAGTCAATTCCTGAATCGAAGCGGGAAGATGTTGGCAAGCGTGCTGGTGGTGAACGAACGTCACAAGAGTATACAAACCATCGATTAGTCGAACTTGCGGAAGCTGGGAAAACCGTTGTGCGATTGAAGGGTGGTGATCCATTTGTTTTTGGTCGAGGTGGTGAAGAGATAGAGCATCTTGCTGCTTCGGACATTCCATTTGAAATCGTTCCGGGGATCACATCTGCTATTGGTGGTCCAGGAGTTGCTGGAATTCCAGTAACACATCGTGAGTATGCATCATCAGTCTCGTTTGTTACGGGTCATGAAGATCCCACAAAGGATGAGTCCGCTATTGACTGGGGAGCACTTGCAGCGACTGGTGGAACAATTGTTGTCTTGATGGGCGTTGGAAAGCTTCCGGCATATGCTGCCGAATTACAGGACGCTGGAATGGATCCAGAGACACCAATTGCACTTATTGAGCAAGCAACACGACCATCGATGCAAGTAGCGGTAGGGACACTTGAAACAGCAGTAAATGTCCGCGATGAAGTTGGGATTGAACCACCGGCGATTACCATCATCGGTGAGGTAGCCACAACACGCGAACACGTTTCGCACTGGTTAGAACAGACGCCACAGCATTATTTTGAACAGATCAATACTGATGAGGATTCATAA
- the hemL gene encoding glutamate-1-semialdehyde 2,1-aminomutase has translation MTDEESRALYDRALSVMPGGVNSSVRATQPYPFFIERGDGATVIDADGTRYLDYVMGYGPLLYGHDLPEPVNAAIQSYTSEGPMYGAPTPIEVEHAEFVARHVPSVEMIRFVNSGTEATVSAVRLARGYTGRDKIVVMKGGYHGAQESTLVEGDPMHVEPSTPGIPSSFAKHTLPVPFNDLEAITTVFETHGEDIAAVLTEPILANNGIVRPVDGYLEHLRSLTTEHNSLLIFDEVITGFRVGGLGCAQSKFGVTPDVTTFGKIIGGGFPVGAIGGRADIIEHFTPSGDVFQSGTFSGHPVTMAAGYESLKYAAENDVYDHVNRLGERLRGGITDIATDQSPSAIVVGLDSMFKTVFEREGSTTDDGDVCSAGCEQRESCMRYDDCPKTGADVSSAETERWERIFWQEMRDHNIFLTANQFESQFVSYAHTDEDIDRTLEAYKSAL, from the coding sequence ATGACTGACGAGGAATCTCGGGCACTGTATGACCGGGCGTTATCAGTGATGCCTGGTGGCGTTAATTCATCTGTGCGGGCGACGCAGCCATATCCGTTTTTTATTGAGCGTGGTGACGGAGCCACCGTTATCGACGCTGACGGGACCCGCTATCTTGACTATGTGATGGGTTATGGACCATTATTGTATGGGCATGACCTCCCAGAGCCAGTCAATGCAGCAATTCAGTCATATACGTCTGAAGGACCAATGTATGGTGCCCCAACACCAATCGAGGTCGAACATGCTGAGTTTGTTGCTCGGCATGTGCCGTCTGTCGAAATGATACGGTTTGTTAATTCAGGAACGGAGGCAACGGTCTCAGCCGTTCGACTTGCACGAGGATACACCGGTCGCGATAAGATTGTTGTGATGAAGGGTGGCTACCATGGTGCACAAGAATCAACGCTTGTCGAGGGTGACCCGATGCATGTCGAGCCAAGCACGCCAGGAATTCCGAGTTCATTTGCCAAGCATACACTTCCAGTTCCGTTTAATGATTTAGAAGCGATTACAACTGTCTTTGAGACACATGGTGAGGACATTGCTGCCGTGCTTACCGAGCCAATTCTCGCCAATAATGGCATTGTCCGTCCGGTCGATGGCTATCTTGAGCATCTTCGATCACTCACCACCGAACATAATTCACTTTTAATTTTTGATGAGGTGATTACTGGATTCCGTGTTGGCGGACTCGGATGTGCACAATCAAAATTTGGAGTGACTCCGGATGTGACGACCTTTGGAAAGATCATCGGTGGTGGGTTTCCTGTTGGCGCAATTGGTGGGCGTGCAGACATTATTGAACATTTCACTCCCTCTGGAGATGTATTCCAGTCTGGAACGTTCTCAGGGCACCCAGTAACGATGGCAGCAGGATATGAGTCATTAAAATATGCTGCTGAAAATGATGTCTATGATCACGTCAACCGACTTGGGGAGCGGCTTCGGGGGGGAATTACCGATATTGCAACAGACCAATCACCGTCAGCAATTGTTGTCGGGCTAGATTCAATGTTCAAAACTGTGTTTGAAAGAGAAGGTTCGACAACAGATGATGGAGATGTCTGTTCTGCTGGATGTGAACAACGTGAATCATGTATGCGGTATGATGACTGTCCAAAAACAGGTGCGGATGTCAGTAGCGCTGAGACTGAACGGTGGGAACGAATTTTCTGGCAGGAAATGCGCGATCACAACATTTTCCTCACTGCAAATCAGTTTGAATCACAGTTTGTCTCATACGCACACACCGATGAGGATATTGACCGAACATTGGAAGCGTATAAATCAGCACTATAG
- the hemC gene encoding hydroxymethylbilane synthase produces MTTRSRTRGTLTLATRGSDLALKQATSVQEALTDERYEVDLIEVETRGDQIQDELIHQLGKTGAFVRALDKKVLDPTAEADAAVHSMKDMPTDSPDDLVVAGIPQRAPPGDLLITTDGQRLSDLPSGATIGTSSLRRQAQLLDQRTDITVEPLRGNIDTRIEKLLAPSLQTEHEQRIEAEQGEITNTENAGSDDEDIDRDETDKELPEFEQSIEEWFNELSEIERRALERSVETEYDAIVLAEAGLQRSGLIHHIEYVQLDTTTFVPAPGQGAIAITTQGEANATAQIREAIDHPRTRVETTVERTVLAELGGGCIAPIGVHATLQGEYVHVAAQVFASDGTETVDGSRNLPVDAHADAAAQFANKLADRGADELIAAARVAADESSNTESTGE; encoded by the coding sequence ATGACCACTCGTAGTCGCACTCGCGGGACATTAACACTCGCGACACGGGGGTCTGATCTCGCGCTCAAACAAGCGACGAGCGTTCAAGAGGCGCTCACAGATGAGCGCTATGAGGTTGACCTCATTGAAGTCGAAACGCGCGGTGATCAAATTCAAGATGAATTAATACATCAACTTGGCAAAACAGGTGCGTTCGTCCGTGCACTTGATAAGAAGGTCCTTGATCCCACGGCTGAGGCTGATGCTGCAGTTCACTCAATGAAGGATATGCCAACGGACAGTCCAGATGATCTTGTTGTTGCTGGTATTCCACAACGAGCACCACCAGGTGACCTCTTGATTACGACTGATGGGCAGAGATTGTCTGATTTACCGAGTGGGGCTACGATTGGAACATCATCACTTCGTCGACAAGCGCAGTTGCTTGATCAACGTACGGATATTACCGTTGAACCACTGCGGGGGAATATTGACACACGAATTGAAAAGCTACTCGCACCATCGCTACAGACTGAGCATGAACAGCGTATTGAGGCTGAGCAGGGTGAGATAACCAATACAGAAAACGCAGGGAGTGACGATGAAGATATAGATAGAGATGAAACGGATAAAGAGCTTCCTGAGTTTGAACAATCAATTGAGGAGTGGTTCAATGAACTCTCTGAAATTGAGCGACGAGCGCTCGAACGATCGGTCGAAACAGAATATGATGCGATTGTTCTCGCAGAAGCCGGACTACAGCGATCAGGGCTTATACATCATATTGAGTATGTCCAACTTGATACAACAACCTTTGTGCCAGCGCCAGGGCAGGGCGCAATTGCCATTACCACACAAGGAGAAGCAAATGCAACAGCACAGATTCGAGAAGCAATTGATCACCCACGAACACGTGTCGAGACAACCGTTGAACGAACAGTGCTGGCTGAATTAGGAGGTGGATGTATTGCACCAATTGGTGTTCATGCAACGCTACAAGGTGAATACGTCCATGTAGCTGCACAAGTCTTCGCAAGTGACGGGACAGAAACCGTTGATGGGAGTCGTAACCTTCCAGTTGATGCTCATGCAGATGCAGCCGCTCAATTCGCTAACAAACTTGCAGATCGCGGTGCTGATGAACTGATTGCTGCTGCACGGGTTGCTGCAGATGAGAGTAGCAATACGGAATCAACGGGAGAGTGA